The Polaribacter sp. Q13 sequence AGAACAATGGTATGAGTTAAAGCCATATACTAAAGGATTCTCTTGGAAACTTAGTAAAGGTAGAATTGAATTTCCAGGAATTAATCATTTTAACTTTACTTCTTTAGGGAGCTCTTTACCACATAATAAAGAAACAAAAGCGGTAGATTATGGCGCTTGGGACGCAAGCTTAGAGTCTAATTTTGTAGAAAAAAGACCGAATGGAATTTTACGTTTCTATAACAAAAATTTAAAACATTATCCAAGAATGGGTTCCGTTTTACAATCTAAAGGAGATAAAAAAAATAATAGATATGCACCCGCTTTTTTAACCAAAAATTCTAAAGATATAAAGTTTAACAATGTTATTATTCATCATGCTTTAGGTATGGGGTTTTTGTTTGAAAGATCTGAAGATATTGAAATTTTAAATTCAGGAATTTATGTTAGAGAAGGCTCTGATAGAGTAATGTCTATTGTTGCAGATGCAACACATTTTGCAAACTGTAAAGGAGATATTTTAATAGAAGGTTGCCGTTTAGAAGGGATGTATGACGATGGTACAAATGTACACGGAACTTATGTTGCTGTGAAAGAAATTTTAGATAATAAAACGATTAGAATCGCTTTAATGCATGACCAACAAATGGGCTTTGAGTTTGCAGGAGCTAATGATGAGGTTTGGTTTATAAAACAACCAAATCCGCAAAGAGCAGAAACAAACACGGTAACTTCTGTAAGAGTTCTTAATGATTATTATACCGATTTAACGTTTAAAAATGAAATTCCTTCAGATTTAAAAGTAGGAGATCTTTTAGAAAATAAAACGTGGAATCCTACATTTACCATGCGAAACAATGTAATTAGAGATCACAGAGCAAGAAATATCATCATTAAAACACCTAAAAAGATTGTTATTGAAGATAATGAATTATCATCAATGATGTCTTCTATTATGTTAAGAGGAGAAACTTTTTATTGGTTTGAATCAGGGAATGTAGAAGAGGTAATTATTAGAAATAATAGATTTATAGATTGTGCTTATGCAGGTACTGAACACGCTATTTTAAAAGTATCTCCAAGATTAGGAAAAACTTTTGATCGCACAATGACCTATGATAGAAATATCACTTTCGAGAACAATACAATTGAAACTTTTGGCAACAGAATCATTTGGGCAGATAGAGTAGATGGGTTAACAATTAAAGGAAATACCATTAAACAAACAACAACTTTTAAACCACAATTTCCGGATGCATATATGTTCGATTTAATGAATTGTAAGAACGTAGAAATTTCTAACAATTCTTATTTAGGAACCAATAAGAATATTTTAAAAGCAGATGAAGTTTCTAAAAAAGATTTAAAATTTAGTAATAATATAGGATTAAATAACTAAGTATGAAAATTATTCATTTTTTTGGATTATTATTTTTGTCAGTTGCCACTCTACAAGGACAAGATTTAGAAAAAGAAGCTATTTATAAAATTAATACTTTAGAAGCATTAGTAAAAAAAGCGTCTAAAAAAGATATTGATGTTTTAAAGGAAAAAACAACCATTAGAACCGCAGAAGTCTTTTTAAAGTTCGCCAATTGGGATGAAAAGAATTTAGATAAAAACACCAAGCTTTTTAAATTGGTTCCTTCTTTTAAAAAGGAAGCATTAAAAATGGCAACGGGTTTAGCAGCATTCGAAAGAAGTGACATCAATTTAATGTTAGATAAATCGATTGCAGAAATTACCTCTTTAATTGAAGGTAAAACCTTTAGAAAAGCAAGTCCAAATGTAGATTGGACAAAAGTAAAAAGAGAAGAAGATCATTTGTCTTTTAAGAATCGACCTGTATTTTTAGCAGATTATACTTGGAAACCAGAGACGAAAGAGCTGACCGAATTTCATGGAGATTTAGATGGCTTTTTTCTAACGCCAACTTATGTTACTAAAGAAGATGGAACCATTAATAAAAGAATTTCGACGGATTTAAAAGAGAAGTCTAATGGCTCTTTAGGTTTTATTTTTATGAATCATAAAAGTGTACCTAAATGGGCTGAAGAAAAATATGGGCCTAATTTTTCTATGAGAGAAGATACCTATACAGAGTATGATATAGATAATCCTGGGGCTAGAGAATTACAAGCAAAATTAATAGGGAATGTTGTGCCAGAAATGGCAGGAAAAGAGTATTCTCAATTAGGATACATGTTGTGTAATGAACCTCACTTTTTTACGTATACAGATGCTACCAAGAAAAAATTACCTTGGGCTTCTGGTGGTGTTTCACACTTTACCATTGAGAAATTTAAAGTTTGGTTATCAAAAAAACATCAAACTATTGCAAAGTTAAACAGTGTTTGGAATTCTAATTTTAAAGATTTTAATGCTGTTAAAATAGCAATCCCTATTGATATCAGTTTAAAAGGAACCCCAATTTGGTATGATTGGACTGCCTTTAATATGGACCGAGTTACAGATTGGTATACTTTCTTAAAAACAGAAGTAACTAAGTATGATGCAGACGCTAAAGTGCATTTAAAAATTATGCCTAGCCTTTGGACAGATAACAAAAGAGTACATGGCATTGATTTAGAAGCATTGACCGATTTAAGCGGTATTATTGGTAATGATTCTGGTGCAGCCCACAAATATACTTGGGGAAAACCTCATAAATGGGAAGAAGATTACGCTTTTGAATGGAGAGAATTGTGTATGGGATATGATTTTATGAAATCTGTAAGTCCTAATAAAATAAATTTTAATTCAGAATTACATTATTTATCAACCGTAAAATCTCGTGATTTATATTTAGACCCAAGTTATGCCAGAGCAACGTTTTGGTTGGCACATACTTTTGGGTTAGATGCAAGTCAGATTTGGTATTGGCCAAGAAATGCTGATGGTTCTATTTCTAAAAAAGCAATTAATAATAAAGGTTATGCAGGTACAAATACACAGCAGCCAAGAGTTACTAATGAAGTTGCTATGACTTTAATTGATTTGAATTCTTATTCAGAAGAAATTTTAGCTTTTCAAAGACAAAGAAAACCGGTTCGTATTTTCTATTCTAAAACATCTGCAATCAATAAAAAAGAACACATGGACGACCTTTATCGTTTGTATGAAGGTTTAAATTTTGAAGGAATTCCTTTAGGGTTTGTAACAGAAAATATCATCAAAAAACAAAACAATAAAAATTGGGATGTTATTACTGTTTACAATACTCCTTTTGTTACCAATGATGAATTAAAAGCATTGCAAACGTATTTAAATAATGGAGGAACTGTAATTCTTGATGACAAGAGTTTAGTGAAAAATGAATACGGAAATGAACTGAACACGTTAACGGATGGAAAAGGAACTATTATTAAATTGAATTCTGTTGCTAAAATTAAAAACAACGTTTTATCAATCTTAAAAGAAAAAAATCTACTTTCTGATATTGCTATAGAAGAAACAAATTCAGTAAGTAAAAAAGGATGTATCTGGAAAGTAATTAAAAATGAGAAAGGCAATAATGTGTTGTCCGTTGTAAATGTTGGGAAATCGGATGCTACTTTAAGGATCTCGTTAAATGGAAGTGGAAATATTATTTGTAAAGATTTAATAAAAGGAATTTCA is a genomic window containing:
- a CDS encoding right-handed parallel beta-helix repeat-containing protein — protein: MKNTVLKGITILIFIITIGCNATEIINIKHAEGDMTLVVREAIEGAKTKDIKLVFEKGNYFFKTDYAVGKFMYITNHGNGFKKIIFNFEGFNSVEIEGNNSEFIFRGQTLPFVFDGLHKVDVKNVTIDWDIPFSFQGDVTAVNEKEQWYELKPYTKGFSWKLSKGRIEFPGINHFNFTSLGSSLPHNKETKAVDYGAWDASLESNFVEKRPNGILRFYNKNLKHYPRMGSVLQSKGDKKNNRYAPAFLTKNSKDIKFNNVIIHHALGMGFLFERSEDIEILNSGIYVREGSDRVMSIVADATHFANCKGDILIEGCRLEGMYDDGTNVHGTYVAVKEILDNKTIRIALMHDQQMGFEFAGANDEVWFIKQPNPQRAETNTVTSVRVLNDYYTDLTFKNEIPSDLKVGDLLENKTWNPTFTMRNNVIRDHRARNIIIKTPKKIVIEDNELSSMMSSIMLRGETFYWFESGNVEEVIIRNNRFIDCAYAGTEHAILKVSPRLGKTFDRTMTYDRNITFENNTIETFGNRIIWADRVDGLTIKGNTIKQTTTFKPQFPDAYMFDLMNCKNVEISNNSYLGTNKNILKADEVSKKDLKFSNNIGLNN
- a CDS encoding alpha-amylase family protein, whose protein sequence is MKIIHFFGLLFLSVATLQGQDLEKEAIYKINTLEALVKKASKKDIDVLKEKTTIRTAEVFLKFANWDEKNLDKNTKLFKLVPSFKKEALKMATGLAAFERSDINLMLDKSIAEITSLIEGKTFRKASPNVDWTKVKREEDHLSFKNRPVFLADYTWKPETKELTEFHGDLDGFFLTPTYVTKEDGTINKRISTDLKEKSNGSLGFIFMNHKSVPKWAEEKYGPNFSMREDTYTEYDIDNPGARELQAKLIGNVVPEMAGKEYSQLGYMLCNEPHFFTYTDATKKKLPWASGGVSHFTIEKFKVWLSKKHQTIAKLNSVWNSNFKDFNAVKIAIPIDISLKGTPIWYDWTAFNMDRVTDWYTFLKTEVTKYDADAKVHLKIMPSLWTDNKRVHGIDLEALTDLSGIIGNDSGAAHKYTWGKPHKWEEDYAFEWRELCMGYDFMKSVSPNKINFNSELHYLSTVKSRDLYLDPSYARATFWLAHTFGLDASQIWYWPRNADGSISKKAINNKGYAGTNTQQPRVTNEVAMTLIDLNSYSEEILAFQRQRKPVRIFYSKTSAINKKEHMDDLYRLYEGLNFEGIPLGFVTENIIKKQNNKNWDVITVYNTPFVTNDELKALQTYLNNGGTVILDDKSLVKNEYGNELNTLTDGKGTIIKLNSVAKIKNNVLSILKEKNLLSDIAIEETNSVSKKGCIWKVIKNEKGNNVLSVVNVGKSDATLRISLNGSGNIICKDLIKGISVSATPTLKPNEVYFVEIIAKK